The bacterium nucleotide sequence AAATTCCTGCTCGAAAAAATTTAGCGCGAATGTTCGAATTAAACGGACGATTTGATGACGCCAAAAAATTGTACAGTCAGATAGTTGAGGCAGATCCGTCCGATGCTTTTGCTCTGATGTCGTACGCCAACATGAATTATCTGCAGAATGACCTGAAACTGGCCGTTGCGCATTTTATGCAGGCGGTGATTGCAAAGCCGGAATTAGAAAGCCCCAAAGAAAATCCGATTCAAATATTCCAGTTCATTTCAAAAAATAAAAAAGACATTCAACCGGTTCAGTCCCTCACGGACTCCCTGAATGACGTTCTGCTGGACGGGGGTGCCGACGCTAAGAGCGAATTTCTGTATCGCGCGGCCATTGGTTACGCGTCTTTGTATTATACCAATGATTTTGCGGAGGCAGCCAATCAATTTCAAGTTGCGCTAAAGCTGCGGCCGGATGCCGCACGATTGCGTTTTTATCTGGCGGAATCGTATTTTCGGCTGGATAAACTTCAACCGGCCTTGGACTATTATCAAATCTACGCGGACGATGCGCAAGATGGCTACAATTTTGCGCGATGCCACCTGATGATCGGTAAGATCCTGATCAAACAAAAAAAGTTCGAAGACGCTCAACTGGAAATACTGAAAAGCACGCGCATGTATCCGAATGCAGAATCGTATTATTTTTACGGGCTGGCGCTTAAAGGCGCTAAACAGAACGACGAAGCTATCGTTGCATTTGAAAAAGCGGTGAAGACCTATCCGAATTACCTGGAAGCTTATCTGGAAATGGCAAAAACATTTGAAGCCATGAATAAATTTGACAAAGCAATCGTGAACGCGCAAAAAGCGGCCGCACTTGATTCAGCCAATTATTACGTACGCCAAACTTTATCGCATATTTATTTCAATCTGGAAAGATGGGAAGACGCTGAAAAAGAGATCGTTGCTGGAATCCGGCTGATGAATCAGGCGCAGCGCCCGGATGCGAGTCTTTACGGGGACTACGGAGAAATTTTACTCGCGCAAAAGAATGAAGATCTGGCCTTAGCGCAGTTTGAATTGCAATGGCGCCTTGATTCATTGTCTGCCGCCACAGCTTATCGAATCGCGGCAATCTATGCTTTAAAGAACGATGAGAAATCCGTTCTTATGTGGATGTTTAAAGCGTTTCATAATAATTTTTCAGATTTTGTCGATCTGGAAAAAAATAAAATGTTCAACCCCGTGCGAAACAAACCCGCATTTAAAGAACTCGTCAGGCAATACGAGCAAGCCTATCGGGAGGAACTG carries:
- a CDS encoding tetratricopeptide repeat protein yields the protein MKKIKHRLFLSAAIAVIFAGIGHGQHEVINIDVTLIHETDIIQDSNGWAAYSILESFENTLASLGYSPHIFVQPIKNIKLEQQKFDEVLKKEFSPAQYVIKIISRSEKNKIEYTVDAAAIAPKKYLLKKSVYNAQISDQLFSVHEKIITDFLKSMNPADKENNKKALQQIQITKNIKAYQYYLTGKVLQTAAPTDERLNRVSEWYQKAAEEDAGFVLAYAAQAEVHIKKKEYERAFTIYTSCLEQEKKAEGIYTAIGDVYYNKLNDVKKAKSYFEKELAINPLNTSVLVRLGYCAYDDKNYELAKQYAAQALKLKALDSPALNLLGLSAIALKDSATAREYFQRAVKINSYEIPARKNLARMFELNGRFDDAKKLYSQIVEADPSDAFALMSYANMNYLQNDLKLAVAHFMQAVIAKPELESPKENPIQIFQFISKNKKDIQPVQSLTDSLNDVLLDGGADAKSEFLYRAAIGYASLYYTNDFAEAANQFQVALKLRPDAARLRFYLAESYFRLDKLQPALDYYQIYADDAQDGYNFARCHLMIGKILIKQKKFEDAQLEILKSTRMYPNAESYYFYGLALKGAKQNDEAIVAFEKAVKTYPNYLEAYLEMAKTFEAMNKFDKAIVNAQKAAALDSANYYVRQTLSHIYFNLERWEDAEKEIVAGIRLMNQAQRPDASLYGDYGEILLAQKNEDLALAQFELQWRLDSLSAATAYRIAAIYALKNDEKSVLMWMFKAFHNNFSDFVDLEKNKMFNPVRNKPAFKELVRQYEQAYREELLKRIQQKKQ